In Pelodiscus sinensis isolate JC-2024 chromosome 2, ASM4963464v1, whole genome shotgun sequence, the following proteins share a genomic window:
- the LOC102455457 gene encoding tubulin beta-1 chain, producing the protein MREIVHIQAGQCGNQIGAKFWEVISDEHGIDPTGSYHGDSDLQLERINVYYNEAAGNKYVPRAILVDLEPGTMDSVRSGPFGQIFRPDNFVFGQSGAGNNWAKGHYTEGAELVDSVLDVVRKESESCDCLQGFQLTHSLGGGTGSGMGTLLISKIREEYPDRIMNTFSVMPSPKVSDTVVEPYNATLSVHQLVENTDETYCIDNEALYDICFRTLKLTTPTYGDLNHLVSATMSGVTTCLRFPGQLNADLRKLAVNMVPFPRLHFFMPGFAPLTSRGSQQYRALTVPELTQQMFDSKNMMAACDPRHGRYLTVAAIFRGRMSMKEVDEQMLNVQNKNSSYFVEWIPNNVKTAVCDIPPRGLKMSATFIGNSTAIQELFKRISEQFTAMFRRKAFLHWYTGEGMDEMEFTEAESNMNDLVSEYQQYQDATADEQGEFEEEGEEDEA; encoded by the exons TTCTGGGAAGTCATCAGTGATGAGCATGGCATTGACCCAACTGGCAGCTACCATGGAGACAGTGACTTGCAGTTAGAAAGGATCAATGTTTACTACAATGAAGCTGCTG GTAATAAATATGTGCCCCGGGCAATCCTTGTTGATTTGGAGCCTGGTACAATGGACTCTGTCAGATCTGGACCCTTTGGTCAGATCTTCAGACCTGACAACTTCGTTTTTG GTCAGAGTGGTGCTGGAAACAACTGGGCAAAAGGCCACTACACAGAGGGAGCTGAGCTAGTGGACTCTGTCCTGGATGTGGTAAGAAAGGAATCGGAAAGCTGTGACTGTCTACAGGGTTTCCAGCTGACCCATTCTCTAGGTGGTggcacagggtctgggatgggaaCTCTCCTCATCAGCAAAATTAGAGAGGAGTACCCAGACAGAATCATGAACACCTTCAGTGTAATGCCATCTCCAAAGGTGTCAGACACAGTGGTTGAACCCTACAATGCCACCCTTTCTGTCCACCAGTTGGTGGAGAATACGGATGAAACCTACTGTATTGACAATGAAGCCTTGTATGACATTTGCTTCCGCACGCTGAAACTCACAACCCCTACCTACGGGGACCTCAACCACCTGGTCTCCGCCACCATGAGTGGCGTGACCACCTGTCTCCGGTTCCCCGGACAGCTGAATGCCGATCTCCGCAAGCTGGCAGTCAATATGGTGCCTTTCCCTCGACTGCACTTCTTCATGCCAGGGTTTGCCCCGCTAACTAGCCGGGGCAGCCAGCAGTACCGTGCCCTGACGGTGCCAGAGCTGACGCAGCAGATGTTCGATTCTAAAAACATGATGGCAGCCTGCGATCCCCGCCATGGCCGCTACCTGACTGTGGCGGCGATATTCCGTGGCCGAATGTCCATGAAGGAGGTGGACGAGCAGATGCTCAATGTCCAGAACAAAAACAGCAGCTACTTTGTGGAATGGATCCCCAACAATGTCAAGACGGCTGTCTGTGACATCCCCCCTCGTGGCCtcaaaatgtccgccactttcaTTGGGAACAGCACAGCCATTCAGGAGCTGTTCAAGAGAATCTCTGAGCAGTTCACTGCCATGTTCCGGCGTAAGGCTTTCTTGCACTGGTACACTGGCGAGGGCATGGATGAGATGGAGTTCACTGAAGCAGAGAGCAACATGAATGACCTGGTCTCAGAATACCAGCAATACCAAGATGCCACTGCTGATGAGCAAGGAGAATTtgaagaggaaggagaggaggatgAGGCATAA